One window of the Megalops cyprinoides isolate fMegCyp1 chromosome 2, fMegCyp1.pri, whole genome shotgun sequence genome contains the following:
- the LOC118772300 gene encoding adhesion G-protein coupled receptor G2-like, protein MTTASVEDQTDRLLNLTKDVSPLNSSQVAQLVTQLENLLSGPNISLALGRRLVTIISNLLNASADTLASSSTRIIRAVETLGLKLEVQGETEIITATSLALAVKKVDGANFKETSFSIADHSNLQRGSHSSARATEPGSTLGSITLPASLTDGLTPEEQLQASRVQFNFYQKSTVFQDRALGQRRLNSDVLGTSVANLSISGLRENVVFTLQNKNDPEDFTVSCVFWDFSLNDGSGGWNPDGCSVQNTTEEETVCSCNHLTNFAVLLDISREGITDHLHDTILTFITHIGCGISAIFLSVTLLTHLTFENLRRDIPSKILIQLCMALLLLNLVFLLDSWLALYPSAVGLCISTAFFLHYFLLVSFTWMGLEAFHMYLTIVKIFNAYLSKHMLKFSLFGWGVPLIVVITAIAISKDNYGLISYGSTDDFCWLKNDIAFYVAVVAYFCLIFVVNLAMFVMVMVQLYQIKQQNPHNFQHRSRLQDLRSAAGLTVLLGLTWGFAFFAWGPVKLAFMYLFAIFNSLQGFFIFTFHCLIRKEVRKTWRTYLCCGKLQLEERSYVAVQNPMQKNSVIAAASFHSASSTLSSSTSSTHSPGSNAAAKPDR, encoded by the exons ATGACGACAGCAAGCGTAGAGGATCAGACGGATCGGCTGCTGAACCTGACGAAGGATGTGTCCCCTCTCAACTCCTCCCAGGTGGCCCAGCTGGTGACCCAGCTGGAGAACCTGCTGTCTGGGCCCAACATCAGCCTGGCCCTGGGCCGCAGGCTGGTCACCATCATCAGCAATCTGCTCAATGCCTCCGCAGACACCCTGGCATCCTCCTCCACCAG GATAATCAGGGCGGTAGAAACGTTGGGGCTGAAGCTGGAggtgcagggggagacagagatcATCACGGCTACATCGCTTGCTCTGGCCGTGAAGAAAGTGGATGGCGCCAACTTCAAGGAGACATCCTTCTCCATCGCAGACCATTCCAATCTGCAG CGTGGCTCTCACAGCAGTGCAAGGGCAACGGAACCCGGATCCACCCTGGGCTCCATCACACTGCCTGCCTCCCTGACTGACGGCCTGACCCCAGAGGAGCAGCTGCAAGCCTCCAGAGTCCAGTTCAACTTCTACCAGAAGAGCACCGTGTTCCAG gaTCGAGCCCTTGGCCAGCGGAGGCTGAACAGTGATGTTCTGGGTACAAGTGTGGCCAACCTGTCAATCAGCGGACTGAGGGAAAACGTGGTCTTcactctgcaaaacaaaaatgacccG GAGGACTTCACTGTCTCTTGTGTGTTCTGGGACTTCAGCCTCAATG ATGGATCAGGAGGCTGGAACCCTGACGGCTGCTCTGTTCAGAACACGACAGAGGAGGAGACCGTCTGCAGCTGTAACCATCTCACCAACTTCGCTGTGCTTTTG GACATTTCCAGAGAAGGCATAACAGACCACCTGCACGACACCATCCTGACTTTCATCACCCACATCGGCTGTGGAATCTCCGccatcttcctctctgtcactctgctcACCCATTTGACCTTTGA GAATCTGCGGAGGGACATCCCCTCCAAGATCCTGATCCAGCTGTGtatggcactgctgctgctcaacCTGGTCTTCCTGCTGGACTCGTGGCTGGCGCTGTACCCGAGCGCCGTGGGCCTCTGCATCTCCACCGCCTTCTTTCTGCACTACTTCCTGCTCGTCTCCTTCACCTGGATGGGCCTGGAGGCCTTCCACATGTACCTGACCATCGTCAAGATCTTCAACGCCTATCTGTCCAAACATATGCTCAAGTTCTCCCTCTTCGGTTGGG GTGTCCCTCTCATTGTCGTCATCACTGCGATCGCGATCAGCAAAGACAACTACGGCCTCATCTCCTATGGGTCTACAGATGATTT ctgctggctgaagaATGACATTGCCTTCTACGTTGCGGTGGTGGCCTACTTCTGCCTGATCTTCGTGGTGAACCTGGCCATGTTCGTGATGGTGATGGTGCAGCTTTACCAGATCAAGCAGCAGAACCCCCATAATTTCCAGCACCGCAGCAGGCTACAGGATCTGCGCAGTGCAGCTGGACTCACCGTCCTCCTGGGCCTGACCTGGGGCTTCGCCTTCTTCGCCTGGGGACCTGTTAAACTGGCCTTCATGTACCTGTTTGCCATCTTCAACTCTCTGCAGG GTTTCTTCATCTTCACGTTTCACTGCTTGATCAGGAAAGAAGTGCGTAAGACCTGGAGGACCTACCTGTGCTGTGGCAAACTGCAGCTTGAAG AACGGAGCTATGTCGCCGTGCAGAACCCCATGCAGAAGAATTCAGTGATCGCTGCAGCCTCCTTCCACTCCGCCAGCTCCACGCTGTccagcagcacctccagcaCCCACTCCCCGGGCAGCAACGCTGCAGCCAAGCCCGACCGCTGA